In Achromobacter spanius, the following proteins share a genomic window:
- the smc gene encoding chromosome segregation protein SMC: MRLTQLKLAGFKSFVDPTVIPVPSQLVGVVGPNGCGKSNIIDAVRWVLGEAKASELRGESMQDVIFNGSGNRKPAARASVEMVFDNSEGRAAGQWSTYAEIAVRRVLTRDGTSSYFVNNQQVRRRDIHDIFLGTGLGARGYAIIGQGMINRLIEARPEELRVFLEEAAGVSRYKERRRETENRLSDTRENLTRVEDILRELNSQLEKLEAQAEVATRYRELQADGEKKQHSLWFLKETGAREERAKKAQEMAQAQNELEAAIAGLRAGEAALESRRQAHYAASDAVHTAQGALYEANAQVSRLEAEIRHVVDSRNRLQSRRDQLQQQIAEWTSQREHCTEQIAQAEDDLAAAAARTEEARAAAEDAQAGLPSVEQRVREAASGRDEMRAALARVEQNLALVAQTQRDADRQMQVLEQRRERLQQELRELHAPDPIRLEQLAGDRLAGEDQLQEAQEELATLEGRVPEADAERSRAQAAAQTDAQNLARLEARLSALVKLQEDVQKQGALEPWLAKHELAGLSRLWQKLHVEPGWETALESALRERMASMEVRNLDWARAFAEDAPPARLAFYQLPVAAPVPPAPAGLTSLASLLRITDPDLRTLLNEWLAGVYTATDVTQALAMRATLPAGSACVVKAGHLIDAHSVRFYAPDSEQAGLLARQQEIENLQREIKAQQLIADQARAAVARAEAGWQQVTQAIAPARTRVAEVTRRVHDIQLEHSRLQQQAEQSGERASRLRQDLEEIKVQEEDLRATREEAEARFETLDEELAEHQSRFADAEIDGETLAAQAEAARTRLRELERAAQEAEFAERGIQVRITDLQRNQQLAADQSQRGAVELEQLMGDLVELDASASQAGLQDALEARAEREEALSRARQEMENLAALLRGADEDRQQQEQTLEPRRARIMELQLQEQAARLAEEQFTEQLNAREVDREALAQDLANQPDEWRRASWLQQEVGRISRQIESLGSVNLAALDELNTSRERKGFLDSQHQDLMTAIETLEDAIRKIDRETRELLQETFNIVNGHFGELFPKLFGGGEAKLSMTGEEILDAGVQVMAQPPGKRNSTIHLLSGGEKALTATALVFALFKLNPAPFCLLDEVDAPLDDANTERYANLVANMSEQTQFLFISHNKIAMQMAKQLIGVTMQEQGVSRIVAVDIDSAVQMMASEAA, translated from the coding sequence GTGCGTCTTACTCAGCTAAAACTCGCCGGCTTCAAGTCCTTCGTCGATCCCACCGTGATTCCCGTGCCCAGCCAACTGGTCGGCGTGGTGGGTCCGAACGGCTGCGGAAAGTCGAACATCATCGACGCCGTCCGCTGGGTGCTGGGCGAGGCCAAGGCCTCGGAACTGCGCGGCGAGTCCATGCAGGACGTCATTTTCAACGGCTCGGGCAACCGCAAGCCCGCCGCCCGGGCCTCGGTGGAAATGGTGTTCGACAACAGCGAGGGGCGCGCCGCCGGCCAGTGGAGCACCTACGCCGAAATCGCCGTGCGGCGGGTCCTGACCCGGGACGGCACCAGCAGCTATTTCGTCAATAACCAGCAGGTTCGGCGCCGCGACATCCACGACATCTTCCTGGGCACCGGCCTGGGCGCGCGCGGCTACGCCATCATCGGGCAGGGCATGATCAACCGCCTGATCGAGGCGCGCCCTGAAGAACTGCGGGTATTCCTGGAAGAAGCGGCCGGTGTGTCGCGCTACAAGGAACGCCGCCGCGAGACCGAAAACCGCCTGTCCGACACGCGCGAGAACCTGACCCGTGTCGAAGACATCCTGCGCGAACTCAATAGCCAGCTTGAAAAGCTGGAGGCCCAGGCCGAAGTCGCCACGCGTTACCGCGAGCTGCAGGCCGACGGCGAAAAGAAGCAGCATTCCCTGTGGTTCCTGAAGGAAACCGGGGCGCGCGAAGAGCGCGCCAAGAAGGCCCAGGAAATGGCGCAGGCCCAGAACGAGCTCGAAGCCGCCATTGCCGGCCTGCGGGCGGGCGAGGCCGCGTTGGAATCCCGCCGCCAGGCCCACTATGCGGCCAGCGACGCGGTACATACCGCGCAGGGCGCGCTGTACGAAGCCAACGCCCAGGTCAGCCGCCTGGAAGCCGAAATCCGCCATGTGGTGGATTCCCGCAACCGCTTGCAGTCACGCCGCGACCAGCTTCAGCAGCAGATCGCGGAATGGACCAGCCAGCGCGAGCATTGCACTGAACAAATCGCCCAGGCCGAAGACGACCTGGCCGCCGCCGCCGCCCGCACCGAAGAGGCGCGCGCGGCCGCGGAAGACGCCCAGGCCGGCTTGCCCTCGGTTGAACAGCGCGTGCGCGAAGCCGCGTCCGGACGCGACGAGATGCGCGCCGCCCTGGCCCGCGTTGAACAGAACCTGGCGCTGGTCGCCCAGACCCAGCGCGACGCCGATCGCCAGATGCAGGTGCTGGAGCAGCGCCGCGAACGCTTGCAGCAGGAACTGCGTGAGCTGCACGCCCCGGATCCCATCCGCCTGGAACAACTGGCGGGCGACCGCCTGGCGGGCGAAGACCAACTGCAAGAAGCCCAGGAAGAACTGGCCACGCTGGAAGGCCGCGTGCCGGAAGCGGATGCCGAGCGCAGCCGCGCCCAGGCGGCCGCGCAGACCGACGCGCAGAACCTGGCTCGCCTTGAGGCCCGTCTGTCGGCCTTGGTGAAGTTGCAGGAAGACGTACAAAAGCAGGGCGCCCTGGAACCCTGGCTGGCCAAGCACGAGCTCGCCGGGCTGTCGCGCCTGTGGCAGAAGCTGCATGTGGAGCCGGGTTGGGAAACCGCCCTGGAATCCGCGCTGCGCGAGCGCATGGCCTCGATGGAGGTGCGCAACCTGGATTGGGCCCGCGCCTTCGCCGAAGACGCGCCGCCCGCCCGGCTGGCCTTTTACCAATTGCCCGTCGCGGCCCCCGTGCCGCCCGCGCCCGCCGGCCTTACCTCGTTGGCCAGCCTGCTGCGCATCACGGACCCCGACCTGCGCACGCTGCTCAACGAGTGGCTGGCGGGCGTCTACACCGCTACCGACGTCACGCAGGCCTTGGCCATGCGGGCGACCTTGCCCGCCGGCAGCGCCTGCGTGGTCAAGGCCGGCCATCTGATCGACGCGCACAGCGTCCGCTTTTACGCGCCCGATTCCGAACAGGCCGGCCTGTTGGCCCGCCAGCAGGAAATCGAAAACCTGCAACGCGAGATCAAGGCCCAGCAGTTGATCGCGGACCAGGCGCGCGCGGCAGTCGCCCGCGCCGAGGCGGGCTGGCAGCAGGTCACGCAAGCCATCGCCCCGGCGCGCACGCGCGTGGCCGAGGTCACGCGCCGCGTTCACGACATCCAGCTGGAACACTCGCGGTTGCAGCAGCAGGCTGAACAATCCGGCGAACGCGCGTCGCGCCTGCGCCAGGACCTGGAAGAAATCAAGGTCCAGGAAGAAGACCTGCGCGCCACCCGCGAAGAAGCCGAAGCCCGCTTCGAGACGCTGGACGAGGAACTCGCCGAGCACCAGTCGCGCTTTGCCGATGCCGAGATCGACGGCGAAACCCTGGCCGCCCAGGCCGAAGCCGCCCGCACGCGCTTGCGCGAGCTGGAGCGCGCCGCCCAGGAAGCCGAATTCGCCGAACGCGGCATCCAGGTCCGCATCACCGACCTGCAACGCAATCAGCAGTTGGCCGCCGACCAAAGCCAGCGTGGCGCGGTGGAACTGGAACAACTGATGGGCGATCTGGTCGAGCTGGACGCTTCCGCCTCGCAAGCCGGTTTGCAGGACGCCCTGGAAGCCCGCGCCGAACGCGAGGAAGCGCTGTCGCGCGCGCGCCAGGAAATGGAAAACCTGGCCGCCTTGCTGCGCGGTGCCGACGAAGACCGCCAGCAGCAGGAACAGACGCTGGAACCGCGCCGCGCGCGCATCATGGAATTGCAATTGCAGGAACAGGCTGCCCGTCTGGCCGAAGAGCAGTTCACCGAACAACTGAACGCGCGCGAAGTCGACCGCGAGGCGCTGGCGCAAGACCTGGCCAACCAGCCCGACGAATGGCGTCGCGCCAGTTGGCTGCAACAGGAAGTGGGGCGGATCTCGCGCCAGATCGAATCGTTGGGCTCGGTCAACCTGGCGGCCTTGGACGAACTGAATACCTCGCGCGAACGCAAGGGCTTCCTGGATTCGCAACACCAGGACTTGATGACCGCCATCGAGACCCTGGAAGACGCCATCCGCAAGATCGACCGCGAAACGCGCGAGCTGCTGCAAGAGACGTTCAACATCGTGAACGGCCACTTCGGCGAGCTCTTCCCCAAGCTCTTCGGCGGGGGCGAGGCCAAGCTCAGCATGACCGGAGAAGAAATTCTCGACGCGGGCGTGCAGGTGATGGCCCAGCCGCCCGGCAAGCGCAACAGCACGATCCACCTGCTTTCCGGCGGCGAAAAAGCGCTGACCGCGACCGCGCTGGTGTTCGCGCTGTTCAAACTGAACCCGGCGCCGTTCTGCCTGCTGGATGAGGTGGACGCGCCGTTGGACGACGCCAATACGGAACGCTATGCGAACCTGGTCGCCAACATGAGCGAACAAACCCAATTCCTATTCATTTCGCACAACAAGATCGCCATGCAGATGGCCAAGCAACTGATCGGCGTAACCATGCAAGAGCAAGGGGTTTCGCGTATCGTTGCGGTAGACATAGATTCGGCCGTGCAAATGATGGCCTCCGAA
- the lplT gene encoding lysophospholipid transporter LplT — MKRGFYLVMAAQAFSSLADNALFIAAIALIQELHGPDWLAPMMKWSFALAYVVLAAFVGALADSFPKGRVMFSTNALKVAGCLLMFSYASIGVAPEYQTYLVCAAYAVVGIGAAAYSPAKYGIVTEMLPPHMLVKGNSWIEGLTVFSIILGTVLGGLLISSSVSTALLSHSFIGSLVHTPAEAAILVIAFVYLLAALCNLLIPRTHVRYPPQQKNPVRLMRTFWGYVRVLWKDKLGQISLAVTTLFWGAGATLQLIVIEWGRSHLGYQLDKASMLMGVAALGTVVGSILAGRIPLRRALSVLPVGAAMGLVVLLMPLVYSPWSVYLLLLLTGGLAGFFVVPMNALLQHRGHVLLSAGHSIAVQNFNEQLNILLMVAMYTLLLWLQLPINIIIVIFGTVVAVLMVVFMRWSKRNLQADPELHDQIGQEGHGRALDSTH; from the coding sequence TTGAAACGTGGTTTCTATCTGGTCATGGCCGCGCAGGCCTTCTCGTCATTGGCGGACAATGCGCTGTTCATCGCAGCCATCGCCTTGATACAGGAGCTGCACGGCCCCGACTGGTTGGCGCCGATGATGAAATGGTCTTTCGCGCTGGCCTATGTGGTCCTGGCGGCCTTTGTCGGCGCCCTGGCGGACTCCTTTCCAAAGGGCCGCGTCATGTTCTCCACGAACGCCTTGAAAGTGGCCGGCTGCCTGCTGATGTTCTCGTACGCCAGCATCGGCGTCGCCCCCGAATACCAAACCTATCTGGTGTGCGCGGCCTATGCGGTCGTGGGCATCGGCGCCGCGGCGTATTCCCCCGCCAAGTACGGCATCGTCACCGAAATGCTGCCCCCGCACATGCTGGTCAAGGGCAATAGCTGGATCGAGGGCCTGACCGTCTTCTCCATCATCCTGGGCACGGTGCTGGGTGGCTTGCTCATCTCGTCCTCGGTATCCACCGCGCTGCTCAGCCATTCGTTCATCGGCAGCCTGGTGCACACGCCGGCCGAAGCCGCCATCCTGGTGATCGCCTTTGTGTATCTGCTGGCAGCGCTTTGCAATCTGTTGATTCCGCGCACGCATGTGCGCTATCCGCCGCAGCAAAAAAACCCCGTTCGGCTGATGCGCACCTTCTGGGGCTACGTCCGCGTGCTCTGGAAAGACAAGCTGGGGCAGATCTCGCTGGCTGTCACCACGCTGTTCTGGGGCGCGGGCGCAACGCTGCAGCTCATCGTCATCGAATGGGGCCGCAGCCACCTGGGCTATCAGTTGGACAAGGCGTCGATGCTGATGGGCGTGGCCGCGCTGGGCACGGTGGTGGGTTCCATCCTGGCCGGTCGAATCCCGTTGCGCCGCGCGCTGAGCGTATTGCCGGTGGGCGCCGCCATGGGGCTGGTCGTGCTGCTGATGCCGCTGGTCTATTCGCCCTGGAGCGTCTACCTGCTGCTGCTCCTCACCGGAGGGCTGGCCGGCTTCTTCGTGGTGCCGATGAACGCTCTGCTGCAGCATCGCGGCCACGTGCTGCTGTCGGCGGGCCATTCCATTGCCGTGCAGAATTTCAACGAACAGCTCAACATTCTGTTGATGGTGGCGATGTACACGCTGCTGCTGTGGCTGCAATTGCCCATCAACATCATCATCGTCATCTTCGGCACCGTCGTCGCGGTCCTGATGGTGGTGTTCATGCGCTGGAGCAAGCGCAATTTGCAGGCAGACCCCGAATTGCACGATCAGATTGGCCAGGAAGGCCACGGGCGCGCGCTGGACTCCACGCACTAA
- a CDS encoding uracil-DNA glycosylase, protein MSLPTLATAPRVNPLQRIWLREIGMERLWLRPAPVVATSAAKTPVASAVADIASAVTSQAPVLKEVLPVQPSAPVVVAKEVVPADDTQAAAAAPGAVAVVEPTAQAVVPTGRATGRPTIPASILNRSGPPPRPVPKTVEDEAVEAPRVPVAEAVKNATLDELREQVVACTACGLCQGRRHAVFGQGATPTRWLVVGEAPGEQEDRQGHPFVGRSGQLLDAMLAAVGMSRDTDVFITNVIKCRPPGNRNPKPEEIASCSPYLMRQIALLKPERILVLGRFAAQTLLGTDVTIGSLRGRVHQLKTDDGEIPLIVSYHPAYLLRSPSEKARAWQDLKLASQMV, encoded by the coding sequence ATGAGCCTGCCGACCCTCGCGACGGCGCCGCGCGTCAACCCGCTGCAACGGATCTGGCTGCGCGAAATCGGCATGGAACGCCTGTGGTTAAGGCCGGCGCCCGTCGTCGCGACTTCGGCTGCCAAGACTCCGGTTGCTTCTGCCGTGGCTGACATTGCCTCGGCCGTCACGTCGCAAGCCCCTGTTTTAAAAGAAGTTTTGCCAGTTCAGCCGTCCGCGCCGGTGGTTGTGGCGAAAGAAGTCGTGCCTGCTGATGACACGCAGGCCGCCGCCGCTGCGCCAGGCGCCGTTGCTGTTGTTGAGCCGACTGCGCAGGCCGTCGTTCCCACGGGGCGGGCGACCGGGCGTCCGACCATTCCGGCATCCATCCTGAACCGCAGCGGGCCACCACCGCGCCCGGTCCCCAAGACCGTGGAGGACGAAGCCGTCGAAGCGCCGCGTGTTCCGGTGGCCGAGGCCGTCAAGAACGCCACCCTGGACGAATTGCGCGAGCAGGTCGTGGCATGCACGGCTTGTGGCCTGTGCCAGGGGCGCCGCCACGCGGTGTTTGGCCAGGGGGCAACGCCTACCCGCTGGCTGGTCGTCGGCGAAGCGCCTGGCGAGCAAGAGGACCGTCAGGGCCACCCCTTTGTGGGTCGATCCGGGCAGTTGCTGGACGCCATGCTGGCCGCCGTGGGCATGAGCCGCGACACCGATGTCTTCATCACCAACGTGATCAAGTGCCGTCCGCCGGGCAACCGCAATCCCAAGCCCGAGGAAATTGCGTCGTGCAGCCCCTATCTGATGCGGCAGATTGCCTTGCTCAAACCCGAACGCATCCTGGTGCTGGGCCGTTTCGCGGCGCAGACGCTGCTGGGCACGGACGTCACGATCGGCAGCCTGCGCGGCCGTGTGCATCAGTTGAAGACGGACGACGGCGAGATCCCGCTTATCGTCAGCTATCACCCGGCCTACCTGCTGCGCAGCCCGTCTGAAAAGGCGCGTGCCTGGCAAGACCTGAAGCTGGCGTCCCAAATGGTCTGA
- the tsaB gene encoding tRNA (adenosine(37)-N6)-threonylcarbamoyltransferase complex dimerization subunit type 1 TsaB encodes MELNLLALETSSSRCGVALLRVLDGRLEVMTREHEGSQEHAERLLPMAGELLAESGLAPGALHAVAFGQGPGGFTGLRVACGVAQGMGLGLGIPVVPVVSHQAVAAQVSQATPADAIIVALDARMNEVYLAVYRRQEAAEPEDAGWDVLQAPLLIAAAEVVPWTAHYLSQWSVQVGQPLQPLLAGDAWDAYAADMNPPAAWRRAADALRPEAASVARLARQGWLRGEALPPEAAAPLYVRDKVAFTTAERMRGEGGNPKAQPTLASQAPQTPESPAIPQTPEIPQPLTQADLDEVVALEAQVQAFPWTRGNFADALASGYGAWVLRREGKVAAFCILMFAPDVAHLLVIAVSRHLHRQGLGGILLDWCEQQARERGLEGVLLEVRPSNTSAVSFYQHHGYLQIGVRRGYYPAEQGAREDALVMQKRFAAVAEVAA; translated from the coding sequence ATGGAACTAAACCTGCTGGCTTTGGAAACGTCTTCGTCCCGTTGTGGGGTGGCCCTTTTGCGCGTGCTCGATGGCCGCCTGGAGGTCATGACCCGCGAGCACGAAGGGTCTCAAGAGCACGCGGAACGGCTCTTGCCGATGGCGGGCGAGCTGCTGGCCGAGTCCGGTTTGGCCCCTGGCGCGTTGCATGCCGTGGCATTCGGGCAGGGGCCGGGCGGCTTTACGGGCTTGCGCGTGGCTTGCGGAGTGGCCCAAGGAATGGGGTTGGGGCTGGGTATTCCCGTAGTGCCCGTAGTGTCCCACCAGGCGGTCGCCGCCCAGGTGTCCCAGGCAACGCCGGCAGACGCCATCATTGTCGCGCTGGATGCCCGCATGAACGAGGTTTATCTTGCCGTCTACCGCCGCCAGGAGGCCGCGGAGCCTGAAGACGCCGGCTGGGACGTGCTGCAAGCCCCCCTGCTCATCGCGGCGGCCGAGGTCGTTCCCTGGACGGCGCACTATCTGAGCCAGTGGTCGGTCCAGGTGGGCCAGCCGCTGCAACCGCTGCTGGCGGGCGATGCCTGGGACGCCTACGCCGCTGACATGAATCCGCCCGCCGCGTGGCGCCGTGCCGCGGATGCGTTGCGCCCGGAGGCAGCCAGCGTGGCCCGCTTGGCGCGCCAGGGCTGGCTGCGCGGCGAAGCGCTGCCGCCCGAAGCCGCCGCGCCGCTGTATGTGCGAGACAAGGTCGCGTTTACCACTGCCGAGCGCATGCGCGGCGAGGGCGGCAACCCCAAGGCTCAGCCTACGCTGGCGTCGCAGGCTCCCCAAACACCCGAAAGCCCCGCAATCCCCCAAACTCCCGAAATTCCGCAACCACTGACGCAAGCCGACCTGGATGAAGTGGTGGCCCTGGAAGCCCAGGTACAGGCATTTCCCTGGACGCGCGGCAATTTCGCGGACGCGCTCGCGTCGGGCTACGGCGCCTGGGTGCTGCGGCGCGAGGGCAAGGTAGCGGCTTTCTGCATTTTGATGTTCGCGCCCGACGTGGCGCATCTGCTGGTGATCGCCGTGTCCAGGCATCTGCACCGCCAAGGCTTGGGCGGCATCTTGCTGGACTGGTGCGAGCAGCAAGCGCGCGAGCGCGGGCTGGAAGGCGTGTTGCTGGAGGTGCGCCCGTCCAATACGTCGGCGGTCAGTTTCTACCAGCACCATGGCTATCTGCAGATTGGCGTGCGTCGAGGGTATTACCCGGCCGAGCAGGGCGCGCGCGAAGATGCGCTGGTCATGCAGAAGCGCTTTGCCGCCGTGGCTGAGGTGGCGGCATGA
- the ompR gene encoding two-component system response regulator OmpR → MNTQNTTPTRKILVVDDDPRLRDLLRRYLSEQRFNVFVAEDAKEMGKLWQREHFDLLVLDLMLPGEDGLSICRRLRGGHDNTPIIMLTAKAEEIDRIVGLEMGADDYLSKPFNPRELLARINAILRRRGTEEHPGAPSQENESIAFGPYVLNLSTRTLTRNGEQVPITTGEFSVLKVFARHPKIPLSRDKLMELARGREYEAFDRSLDVQISRLRKLIEPNPSKPVFIQTVWGLGYVFVPDGGS, encoded by the coding sequence ATGAATACGCAAAACACCACCCCCACCCGAAAAATCCTCGTCGTCGACGATGATCCGCGCTTGCGCGATTTGCTGCGCCGGTATTTGTCCGAGCAGCGATTCAACGTTTTCGTTGCCGAAGACGCCAAAGAGATGGGCAAACTCTGGCAACGCGAGCATTTTGATCTGCTCGTGCTGGATCTGATGCTGCCCGGCGAAGATGGCTTGTCCATCTGCCGCCGGCTGCGCGGTGGCCACGACAATACGCCCATCATCATGCTCACGGCCAAGGCGGAAGAAATCGACCGCATCGTGGGCCTGGAAATGGGCGCGGACGATTACCTGTCCAAACCGTTCAACCCCCGGGAACTGCTGGCACGGATCAACGCGATCCTGCGCCGCCGCGGCACCGAGGAGCATCCTGGCGCTCCCAGCCAGGAGAACGAATCCATCGCCTTCGGTCCCTACGTGCTGAACCTGTCCACCCGTACGCTTACGCGCAACGGGGAACAAGTGCCGATCACCACGGGTGAATTCTCGGTGCTCAAGGTGTTTGCGCGCCATCCGAAGATTCCCCTGTCCCGCGACAAGCTCATGGAACTGGCGCGCGGCCGCGAATACGAAGCTTTCGATCGCAGCCTTGACGTTCAGATCTCGCGCCTGCGCAAGCTGATCGAGCCCAATCCGTCCAAGCCCGTGTTCATCCAGACCGTTTGGGGTCTTGGATACGTGTTTGTGCCGGACGGTGGTAGCTGA
- a CDS encoding ATP-binding protein, whose amino-acid sequence MPRLRRTFRNLTSRLRLGLFGRTFLLLAALMLVSLGAWLQVFFSMELGPRANQMAQRVITAVNITRTALIYSQNGERSKLLLDLATNEGIQVYPREVTDFAEALPDDDYWQRVAQHIRTRFGPETQIAWGVNQVPGFWVSFQIEKDLYWLVFEREQIGLTGGIEWLGWGATALLLSLVGAAVSVGFVNRPLSRLARAAQVLSRGETPAALPEQGPLEIRDLNASFNRMAKDLRQAEADRELMLAGISHDLRTPLARMRLEIELSGVSEDARQAIDEDLGQIDHSIGQLMEYARPAGSLPQLATDISAVLAELYERERSHTASLGGELEASLEPGLRARITALDLKRVVSNLIENARRYGRSTDGMAHLVMTLQAEGGMIVIEVCDRGPGIAPEDVDRLLRPFSRGEAARTGVSGAGLGLAIVERLLKHVGGSLRMLPREGGGLTARIELPKAKFRNYQLDNDNP is encoded by the coding sequence GTGCCCCGCTTGCGCAGAACCTTCAGGAACCTGACTTCACGTTTGCGGCTCGGCTTGTTCGGCCGCACGTTCCTGCTGCTCGCAGCGCTGATGCTGGTCAGCCTGGGCGCGTGGCTACAAGTATTTTTCAGCATGGAGCTGGGACCGCGTGCCAATCAAATGGCGCAGCGGGTGATCACGGCCGTCAATATCACGCGCACGGCGCTGATCTACTCGCAGAACGGCGAACGCAGCAAGCTCCTGCTTGACCTGGCCACCAACGAAGGCATTCAGGTCTATCCGCGCGAAGTCACCGACTTTGCCGAAGCCCTTCCCGACGACGATTACTGGCAGCGGGTAGCGCAGCACATCCGCACGCGCTTCGGCCCGGAAACCCAGATCGCGTGGGGGGTGAACCAGGTACCCGGCTTCTGGGTCAGCTTCCAGATTGAAAAAGACCTGTACTGGCTGGTGTTCGAGCGAGAGCAGATCGGGCTGACCGGCGGGATCGAATGGCTGGGATGGGGCGCCACGGCGTTGCTGCTTTCCCTTGTCGGCGCGGCGGTCAGCGTGGGGTTCGTGAACCGGCCCTTGTCGCGGCTCGCGCGCGCGGCCCAAGTGCTGTCGCGCGGTGAAACGCCTGCCGCCTTGCCGGAGCAAGGCCCCCTGGAAATCCGCGACTTGAACGCCTCGTTCAACCGGATGGCCAAGGACTTGCGGCAAGCCGAGGCCGATCGCGAGCTGATGCTGGCGGGGATCTCCCACGACTTGCGGACACCGCTTGCGCGCATGCGGCTGGAAATCGAACTCAGCGGCGTGTCGGAAGACGCGCGGCAGGCCATTGACGAAGACCTGGGCCAGATCGATCACAGTATCGGGCAACTGATGGAATACGCGCGGCCGGCGGGCTCGCTGCCGCAGTTGGCGACGGACATCTCGGCCGTGCTGGCCGAACTGTACGAACGCGAGCGCAGCCACACCGCGTCGCTGGGCGGCGAACTTGAAGCCTCGCTGGAACCCGGGCTGCGCGCCCGGATCACGGCGCTGGATTTGAAGCGCGTGGTCAGCAACCTGATCGAGAACGCCCGCCGCTATGGCCGGTCCACCGACGGCATGGCCCATCTTGTCATGACGCTGCAAGCCGAAGGCGGCATGATCGTGATCGAAGTCTGCGACCGTGGCCCGGGCATCGCCCCCGAAGATGTCGACCGACTGCTGCGACCCTTCTCGCGCGGCGAGGCGGCTCGCACCGGCGTAAGCGGCGCGGGGCTGGGGCTGGCCATCGTCGAACGCCTGCTCAAGCACGTTGGCGGCTCGCTGCGGATGCTGCCGCGCGAGGGCGGTGGACTGACCGCGCGGATAGAGTTGCCCAAAGCCAAGTTTAGGAATTATCAATTAGACAACGATAATCCATAG
- a CDS encoding peroxiredoxin — protein sequence MKTVGDKLEPFKVTGVKPGFNQHEENGVSAFEDITESSFPGKWKVIYFYPKDFTFVCPTEIVGFNKLAKDFEDRDAVLLGGSTDNEFVKLAWRREHPDLNKLGHYQFGDTTGALIDQLGVREKGAGVALRATFIVDPDNTIQHVSVNNLNVGRNPEEVLRLLDGLQTDELCPCNRTVGGATL from the coding sequence ATGAAAACTGTTGGCGACAAACTCGAGCCCTTCAAGGTCACCGGCGTCAAGCCCGGCTTCAACCAGCACGAAGAAAATGGCGTGTCGGCGTTTGAAGACATCACCGAAAGCTCGTTCCCCGGCAAGTGGAAGGTGATCTACTTCTACCCGAAAGACTTCACGTTTGTGTGCCCGACCGAAATCGTCGGCTTCAACAAGCTGGCCAAGGATTTCGAAGACCGCGACGCCGTCCTGCTGGGCGGCTCCACCGACAACGAATTCGTCAAGCTGGCATGGCGCCGTGAGCATCCGGACCTGAACAAGCTGGGCCACTACCAATTCGGCGACACCACCGGTGCCCTGATCGACCAACTGGGCGTCCGCGAAAAGGGTGCTGGCGTTGCGCTGCGCGCCACGTTCATCGTTGATCCGGACAACACGATCCAGCACGTTTCGGTGAACAACCTGAACGTCGGCCGTAACCCGGAAGAAGTTCTGCGTCTGCTCGACGGTCTGCAAACCGACGAACTGTGCCCGTGCAACCGTACGGTTGGCGGCGCCACGCTGTAA
- a CDS encoding carboxymuconolactone decarboxylase family protein, whose product MEFLTTIKEQLPDWAKDIRLNLDAVIARSTLAPEDAVGAALSAAYAARSPVLVEAFKSGLSEGDANAALTASALMGMNNTWYPYVEMTGDANLKSLPAQLRMNAYATHGGVEKKRFELFALVASIIGKCHFCVASHYENLKNDGVSTEQLRDAGRIAAVVNAAALALAAQGK is encoded by the coding sequence ATGGAATTTCTTACCACCATTAAGGAACAGCTCCCGGATTGGGCCAAGGATATCCGCCTGAATCTGGACGCCGTGATTGCCCGTTCGACCCTGGCGCCGGAAGACGCCGTGGGCGCCGCCCTGTCGGCCGCCTATGCCGCCCGCAGCCCGGTACTGGTCGAAGCCTTCAAAAGCGGCCTGTCGGAAGGCGACGCCAACGCCGCGCTGACCGCGTCCGCGCTGATGGGCATGAACAACACCTGGTATCCCTATGTGGAAATGACCGGTGACGCCAACCTGAAGAGCCTGCCCGCCCAGTTGCGCATGAACGCCTACGCCACCCATGGCGGCGTCGAGAAAAAGCGCTTTGAACTGTTCGCGCTGGTCGCTTCGATCATTGGCAAGTGCCATTTCTGCGTGGCCTCGCACTATGAAAACCTGAAGAACGACGGCGTGTCGACGGAACAACTGCGCGACGCCGGCCGGATTGCCGCGGTCGTCAACGCCGCCGCCCTGGCGCTGGCCGCCCAAGGCAAGTAA